A single Mus caroli chromosome 15, CAROLI_EIJ_v1.1, whole genome shotgun sequence DNA region contains:
- the Samm50 gene encoding sorting and assembly machinery component 50 homolog, giving the protein MGTVHARSLEPLPSSGTDFGALGEEAEFVEVEPEAKQEILENKDVVVQHVHFDGLGRTKDDIIICEIGDVFKAKNLIEVMRRSHEAREKLLRLGIFRQVDVLIDTCHGEDALPNGLDVTFEVTELRRLTGSYNTMVGNNEGSMVLGLKLPNLLGRAEKVTFQFSYGTKETSYGLSFFKPQPGNFERNFSVNLYKVTGQFPWSSLRETDRGVSAEYSFPLWKTSHTVKWEGVWRELGCLSRTASFAVRKESGHSLKSSLSHAMVIDSRNSSILPRRGALLKVNQELAGYTGGDVSFIKEDFELQLNKPLALDSVFSTSLWGGMLVPIGDKPSSIADRFYLGGPTSVRGFSMHSIGPQSEGDYLGGEAYWAGGLHLYTPLPFRPGQGGFGELFRTHFFLNAGNLCNLNYGEGPKAHIRKLAECIRWSYGAGVVLRLGNIARLELNYCIPMGVQGGDRICDGVQFGAGIRFL; this is encoded by the exons ATGGGGACAGTGCACGCCCGG AGTCTGGAGCCCCTCCCGTCGAGTGGAACTGACTTTGGAGCACTGGGGGAGGAAGCCGAGTTTGTGGAAGTTGAGCCCGAAGCGAAACAGGAAATCCTGGAAAACAAAGAT GTGGTGGTTCAGCACGTTCATTTTGATGGACTTGGACGGACTAAGGATGACATCATCATTTGTGAAATCGGAGATGTTTTTAAGGCTAAAAACCTCATTGAG GTAATGCGGCGATCTCATGAAGCCCGGGAAAAACTGCTTCGCCTAGGAATTTTTAGACAAGTGGATGTTTTGATCGATACGTGTCATG GTGAAGATGCCCTGCCCAATGGGTTAGACGTCACCTTTGAAGTGACGGAGCTGAGGAGACTGACGGGCAGTTACAACACCATGGTTGGAAACAACGAAGGCAGTATG GTACTCGGCCTCAAACTCCCCAACCTTCTGGGACGTGCAGAAAAAGTCACTTTCCAGTTTTCTTATGGAACCAAAGAAACTTCCTACGGCCTGTCCTTCTTCAAGCCACAGCCTGGAAACTTCGAGAGAAA TTTCTCCGTAAACTTATATAAAGTTACTGGGCAGTTCCCGTGGAGCTCACTtcgggagacagacagaggagtgTCTGCAGAGTACAGT TTTCCCCTGTGGAAGACCAGTCACACTGTCAAGTGGGAGGGTGTGTGGCGGGAGCTGGGCTGCCTCTCGAGGACTGCGTCGTTCGCTGTGCGGAAGGAAAGTGGACACTCACTGAAATCGTCTCTCTCG caTGCCATGGTCATCGACTCTCGGAATTCATCTATCTTGCCAAGAAGAGGGGCCTTGCTCAAAGTCAACCAG GAGCTGGCAGGCTACACTGGAGGAGATGTGAGCTTCATCAAGGAAGACTTTGAGCTTCAGCTGAATAAGCCGCTCGCCTTGGACTCG GTATTCTCCACATCTCTCTGGGGTGGAATGCTGGTGCCCATCGGTGACAAGCCATCCAGCATTGCTGACAG GTTTTACCTGGGAGGCCCCACGAGTGTCCGAGGATTTAGCATGCACAGCATTGGACCGCAGAGCGAAG gAGATTACCTGGGCGGTGAGGCCTACTGGGCTGGGGGCCTGCACCTCTACACCCCATTGCCCTTCCGGCCAGGCCAGGGTGGCTTCGGAGAGCTTTTCAGAACTCACTTTTTCCTCAATGCGGGCAACCTGTGCAACCTCAACTATG GTGAGGGCCCCAAAGCCCATATCCGGAAGCTAGCTGAGTGCATCCGCTGGTCCTATGGAGCAGGCGTCGTCCTCCGACTTGGCAACATCGCTCGGCTGGAGCTGAACTACTGCATTCCTATGGGCGTACAGGGGGGCGACAG gaTTTGCGACGGCGTCCAGTTTGGAGCTGGGATTCGGTTCCTGTAA